From the Solanum lycopersicum chromosome 10, SLM_r2.1 genome, one window contains:
- the LOC138339131 gene encoding uncharacterized protein has product MWRAATTHQVRKFEALMWEIQEENREAYEYLMRIPLDKWTVSHDNGKRWGVLTTNLSESFNGLLKKARGLPVTAMVRLSLEQTVERYTRRCQKTHQLVEQKELWTSSFKKKLEKNNENSKRHFVYDWNISTGVYEVRSIQTDGIGGNPHCISLSEKKCDCEKWANLHFPYSHVMKVTERMGALARNFVSEHFTIENYVTTYSGSFSPIGHEAYWPSPSFIMRSNEFYRRPNRSRTTRIHNEMDRDTATYGRACGLCKQTGHDRRRCPTRNQI; this is encoded by the coding sequence ATGTGGAGGGCTGCTACAACTCATCAAGTAAGGAAGTTTGAAGCTTTGATGTGGgaaattcaagaagaaaatagagaagCATATGAATACCTCATGCGAATTCCATTGGACAAATGGACTGTTAGTCATGATAATGGAAAAAGATGGGGAGTACTGACAACAAATCTTTCAGAGTCTTTCAACGGACTTCTAAAGAAAGCTCGAGGCTTGCCCGTCACTGCTATGGTTAGACTTTCATTGGAGCAAACCGTTGAACGATATACTCGTAGATGTCAAAAAACTCACCAACTTGTTGAGCAAAAGGAATTATGGACAAGCAGTTTCAAAAAGAAGTTGgagaaaaacaatgaaaattcaaaaagacACTTTGTTTATGATTGGAATATATCCACAGGGGTATATGAGGTTAGATCAATACAAACTGATGGTATTGGTGGTAATCCTCATTGTATTTcattaagtgaaaaaaaatgtgattgTGAAAAATGGGCTAATTTGCACTTCCCGTATTCACATGTCATGAAGGTTACTGAAAGAATGGGAGCATTAGCTAGAAATTTTGTCAGCGAGCATTTCACAATAGAGAATTATGTTACAACATATTCTGGGTCATTCTCACCGATTGGACACGAGGCATATTGGCCATCACCAAGCTTTATAATGAGAAGTAATGAATTCTATCGACGTCCCAATCGATCAAGGACcactagaattcataatgaGATGGATCGTGATACTGCAACATATGGGCGGGCTTGTGGATTGTGTAAACAAACTGGGCATGACAGGCGTCGATGTCCAACTCGAAATCAAATTTAA
- the LOC138339012 gene encoding uncharacterized protein, which yields MANFEDNVMIALYWGGEIITEINGFRYNECARMIVSMSISTNYVELIKLLHEKMGTDGENIQLDISGKYPCSFQGNVIRFIEFKIENDQSLVQFFAIPQKFLNKIDINLLEMYIKIRPINQDNLFRMNDQHGYHMNLLAQNYGFATFSQPHFTCTATHGIHQSFDEGSGSQRHIESIHNQYEIREDEATFDLCNDAHAQRSDENSEEDEPSEDDGESKVIESESDEDIGDLPQNESAVNFQNQFDEMQNNDIPYFTTLETEEDIFISTRESEMKCCSVWVEDAKKDLEKNMYFSSKTKLKRAVTIWSLRKNKEFKIVISTKSVWTVRCRFYDSLGCPWFLRGRKVGGSLWKIGKYFNNHRCETEGLTTGHTNLDTNLIASLFLNQISKNPKLLVVDVMSKVHEKFGHQVTYRKAWLGRQRAFTLVYGDFQKSFSELPKFFAAFQYFNPGTVVEWKHEESMSSPEVKTFKFVFWAFKPCIDGFQTCRPVISVDGTHMYGKYEIKLLIAVGVDGNDNILPLAFGIVDKESKEAWK from the exons ATGGCTAATTTTGAAGATAACGTGATGATTGCTTTGTATTGGGGCGGTGAAATAATCACTGAGATAAACGGATTTCGATATAACGAATGTGCCAGAATGATTGTTAGCATGTCTATTTCGACCAACTAcgttgaattaattaaattgttgcATGAGAAAATGGGGACTGATGGAGAAAATATTCAATTGGATATTTCTGGAAAATATCCATGCTCATTTCAAGGTAACGTTATAAGATTtattgagttcaaaattgagaATGACCAATCTTTGGTACAATTTTTTGCCATTCCTCAGAAATTTTTGAACAAGATTGATATAAATCTTTTGGAGATGTATATAAAGATTAGACCAATAAATCAAGATAATCTGTTTCGAATGAATGATCAACATGGTTATCATATGAATTTATTGGCTCAAAATTATGGATTTGCCACATTCAGTCAGCCTCATTTTACATGCACTGCAACACATGGTATTCATCAATCATTTGATGAAGGCTCGGGTAGTCAAAGACATATTGAGAGTATACACAATCAATATGAAATCAG agaAGATGAAGCTACCTTTGATTTGTGTAATGATGCACATGCTCAAAGAAGTGATGAAAATTCGGAGGAGGATGAACCTTCAGAAGATGATGGAGAGAGTAAAGTCATTGAAAGTGAATCCGATGAAGATATTGGAGATTTACCTCAAAATGAAAGTGCGgtgaattttcaaaatcaatttgatgaaatGCAAAATAATGATATACCTTACTTTACAACATTGGAGACTGAGGAAGATATTTTTATCTCTACTCGTGAATCCGAAATGAAATGTTGTTCTGTTTGGGTCGAGGATGCAAAAaaagatttagaaaaaaatatgtattttagtAGTAAAACTAAGTTAAAACGGGCTGTGACAATTTGGAGTTTGcgcaaaaataaagaatttaagaTTGTAATATCAACTAAGAGCGTATGGACTGTGAGATGCAGAttttatgattctttgggttgtCCATGGTTTCTTCGAGGTCGTAAGGTTGGAGGTAGCCTTTGGAAGATAGGAAAGTATTTTAATAATCATAGATGTGAGACTGAAGGACTTACAACAGGTCACACTAACTTAGATACCAATTTAATTGCATCtctatttttaaatcaaataagtaaaaatccAAAATTGTTGGTAGTGGATGTCATGTCTaaggttcatgaaaaatttggtcatcAAGTAACATATAGAAAAGCGTGGCTTGGGCGTCAACGCGCATTTACATTGGTATATGGTGATTTTCAGAAATCATTTAGTGAGCTTCCTAAGTTTTTTGCAGCTTTTCAATACTTTAATCCTGGAACAGTTGTGGAATGGAAACACGAAGAGTCAATGAGTTCACCAGAGGTAAAAACTTTTAagtttgtattttgggctttcaAGCCATGCATTGATGGGTTCCAAACTTGTCGTCCTGTTATTTCAGTAGATGGAACTCATATGTATGGTAAATATGAGATAAAATTGTTAATTGCTGTTGGAGTTGACGGAAATGATAACATTCTTCCTCTTGCGTTTGGTATTGTTGACAAAGAGTCTAAAGAGGCATGGAAATAG